The Streptococcus oralis Uo5 genome includes a window with the following:
- the glmS gene encoding glutamine--fructose-6-phosphate transaminase (isomerizing): MCGIVGVVGNTNATDILIQGLEKLEYRGYDSAGIFVLGGAENHLVKAVGRIAELSAKTAGVEGTTGIGHTRWATHGKPTEDNAHPHRSETGRFVLVHNGVIENYLEIKEEYLAGHHFKGQTDTEIAVHLIGKFAEEEGLSVLEAFKKALHIIRGSYAFALIDSENPDVIYVAKNKSPLLIGLGEGYNMVCSDAMAMIRETNQYMEIHDQELVIVKADSVEVQDYDGNRRERASYTAELDLSDIGKGTYPYYMLKEIDEQPTVMRKLIQAYTDEAGQVVVDPAIIKAVQDADRIYILAAGTSYHAGFASKKMLEELTDTPVELGISSEWGYGMPLLSKKPLFIFISQSGETADSRQVLVKANEMGIPSLTVTNVPGSTLSREANHTMLLHAGPEIAVASTKAYTAQIAALAFLAKAVGEANGNAKAQAFDLVHELSIVAQSIESTLSEKETIDAKVRDLLETTRNAFYIGRGQDYYVAMEASLKLKEISYIQCEGFAAGELKHGTIALIEEGTPVLALLSDPVLANHTRGNIQEVAARGAKVLTIAEENVAKDTDDIVLTTVHPYLSPISMVVPTQLVAYFATLHRGLDVDKPRNLAKSVTVE; this comes from the coding sequence ATGTGTGGAATTGTTGGTGTTGTTGGAAACACAAATGCAACTGATATTTTGATTCAAGGGCTTGAAAAGCTCGAATACCGTGGCTATGATTCTGCGGGGATTTTTGTCCTAGGTGGTGCTGAAAATCATCTAGTCAAGGCTGTCGGTCGTATCGCAGAATTATCTGCTAAGACAGCTGGTGTTGAGGGAACAACAGGTATCGGACATACGCGTTGGGCGACTCACGGGAAACCAACGGAAGATAATGCTCACCCACACCGCTCTGAGACGGGACGTTTTGTCTTGGTGCACAATGGAGTGATTGAAAACTACCTTGAAATCAAGGAAGAATACCTTGCAGGTCACCACTTCAAGGGGCAAACCGATACGGAAATCGCTGTTCACTTGATTGGGAAATTTGCAGAAGAAGAAGGTCTCTCAGTTCTTGAAGCCTTCAAAAAAGCCCTTCACATCATTCGTGGTTCTTATGCCTTTGCCTTGATTGACTCTGAAAATCCAGATGTCATCTATGTCGCTAAGAACAAATCACCACTCTTGATTGGTCTTGGAGAAGGCTACAACATGGTCTGCTCAGATGCTATGGCTATGATTCGTGAGACCAACCAATACATGGAAATTCATGACCAAGAGTTGGTAATCGTCAAGGCTGATAGTGTCGAAGTTCAAGACTATGATGGCAATCGCCGTGAGCGCGCTAGCTACACTGCTGAGCTAGACTTGTCAGATATCGGTAAGGGGACTTACCCTTACTACATGCTCAAGGAAATTGATGAGCAACCAACGGTGATGCGTAAACTCATCCAAGCCTACACAGATGAGGCTGGTCAAGTTGTTGTAGATCCAGCTATCATAAAGGCTGTTCAAGATGCAGATCGCATCTACATCCTTGCAGCTGGAACATCTTACCACGCAGGATTTGCTTCTAAGAAGATGCTGGAAGAGTTGACGGATACACCTGTTGAACTTGGAATTTCATCTGAGTGGGGCTATGGTATGCCACTTCTCAGCAAAAAACCACTCTTCATCTTTATCAGCCAGTCTGGTGAAACAGCTGACAGCCGTCAGGTTTTGGTCAAGGCTAATGAAATGGGCATTCCAAGCTTGACAGTGACAAACGTTCCAGGATCAACTCTTTCACGTGAAGCCAACCATACAATGCTCCTTCACGCGGGTCCTGAAATTGCCGTGGCATCAACCAAGGCCTACACAGCACAAATCGCAGCCCTTGCCTTCCTTGCAAAAGCAGTCGGAGAAGCAAACGGCAATGCCAAAGCGCAAGCCTTTGACCTGGTTCATGAGTTGTCAATCGTAGCTCAGTCTATCGAATCAACTCTTTCTGAAAAAGAAACCATTGATGCAAAGGTTCGTGACCTTCTTGAAACAACTCGCAACGCCTTTTACATCGGACGTGGTCAAGACTACTATGTAGCCATGGAAGCCAGTCTCAAACTCAAAGAGATTTCTTACATCCAATGTGAAGGCTTTGCGGCAGGAGAACTCAAGCACGGAACCATTGCCTTGATTGAAGAGGGGACACCTGTCTTGGCCCTCTTGTCAGATCCAGTTCTTGCCAACCACACTCGTGGAAATATCCAAGAGGTCGCAGCTCGTGGTGCCAAGGTTCTCACTATCGCAGAGGAAAATGTTGCTAAAGACACAGACGATATCGTCCTTACGACCGTCCACCCTTACCTCTCACCAATCTCAATGGTCGTGCCAACACAATTGGTCGCTTACTTTGCAACCCTCCACCGTGGTCTTGATGTGGACAAACCACGTAACCTTGCTAAGTCAGTAACAGTAGAATAA
- a CDS encoding EamA family transporter: protein MWFFFALLSAIFAALTSILAKIGIEGVPSNLATAIRTVIVILMAWAMVFLTNSQTEIVNISKKSWLFLILSGLATGASWLCYYKALQMGNATEVSAVDKFSLVITLVLAFFFLQDVLTFKTIIGCILITIGTLVMIL from the coding sequence ATGTGGTTTTTCTTCGCACTTTTATCAGCTATCTTTGCAGCCTTAACATCAATTTTAGCCAAGATTGGGATTGAGGGAGTTCCATCCAATCTAGCAACTGCTATTCGTACGGTCATCGTCATTCTGATGGCCTGGGCAATGGTTTTCTTGACCAATAGTCAGACCGAAATTGTCAATATCAGTAAAAAAAGTTGGCTCTTTCTCATCTTATCAGGCTTAGCCACTGGCGCCTCCTGGCTCTGCTACTACAAGGCACTACAGATGGGCAATGCGACTGAGGTATCTGCTGTCGATAAATTCAGTCTCGTCATTACCCTCGTTCTAGCCTTTTTCTTCCTACAGGATGTCCTGACGTTTAAAACAATTATTGGCTGTATCCTGATTACGATTGGGACCTTGGTGATGATATTGTAA
- a CDS encoding glycoside hydrolase family 1 protein, which yields MLKFPKDFVWGSSTSGPQTEGRVPGDGKGDNLWDYWYQVEPNRYYNGIGPDKTSTFYENWKKDIELLVETGHTAFRTSIQWSRIFPQGRGEVNPQGVTFYRQVFEDIKAKGIRLLVNLYHFDLPFALQEDGDGWENKETVKAYEDYARFCFETYGDLVDQWITFNEPIVPVEFGYFYDAHYPHKVDAKAAVKVAYHTQLASSLAVKACHEILPDSKIGIVLNLTPAYPRSQHPADVKAARIADLFQAQSFLDPSVLGAYPEELVEILAEYDLLPEYTVEELELIREHTVDFLGVNYYQPLRVMAPRFAKHPDSPLLPEHFYEPYIMPGRKINPHRGWEIYEQGIYDIAQNIKENYGNIEWMLTENGMGVEGEDKFRVNGMIQDDYRIDFVKGHLRELHRAIEDGANCKGYLIWTFIDCWSWLNSYKNRYGLVELDLETQERRLKKSGHWFKELSYRNGF from the coding sequence ATGTTAAAATTTCCAAAGGATTTTGTCTGGGGTTCCTCCACTTCTGGACCACAGACAGAAGGACGAGTGCCAGGTGATGGCAAGGGAGATAATCTCTGGGATTATTGGTATCAGGTGGAGCCAAACCGTTATTACAATGGAATTGGACCTGACAAAACATCTACCTTCTATGAAAACTGGAAAAAGGATATTGAGCTTTTGGTAGAGACTGGGCATACAGCCTTCCGAACTTCTATCCAGTGGTCTCGTATTTTCCCACAGGGGCGTGGAGAGGTCAATCCGCAAGGGGTGACTTTCTACCGTCAGGTCTTTGAAGACATTAAGGCCAAGGGGATTCGTCTCTTAGTCAATCTCTATCACTTCGACCTGCCATTTGCCCTCCAAGAAGACGGCGATGGTTGGGAAAATAAGGAAACTGTCAAGGCTTATGAAGACTATGCTCGTTTTTGTTTTGAGACTTACGGCGACTTGGTGGACCAATGGATTACCTTTAACGAGCCCATTGTCCCTGTAGAATTTGGCTATTTCTATGATGCCCACTATCCTCATAAGGTAGATGCCAAAGCGGCGGTTAAGGTTGCTTATCATACGCAACTGGCTAGTAGTCTTGCGGTTAAGGCTTGTCATGAGATTTTGCCTGATTCTAAGATTGGGATTGTTCTCAACTTGACACCAGCCTACCCACGTAGTCAGCATCCCGCAGATGTCAAGGCTGCGCGCATTGCCGACCTCTTTCAAGCCCAATCTTTCCTAGACCCGTCTGTCTTGGGAGCTTATCCAGAAGAGTTAGTAGAGATTTTAGCTGAGTATGATTTGCTGCCAGAGTACACTGTTGAAGAGTTAGAACTCATTCGGGAGCATACAGTGGACTTTCTTGGAGTCAATTACTACCAACCTTTGCGCGTTATGGCGCCACGTTTTGCTAAGCATCCAGACAGTCCACTCTTGCCAGAACATTTCTATGAGCCTTATATCATGCCGGGCCGTAAAATCAATCCTCACCGCGGTTGGGAAATCTACGAGCAGGGGATTTATGATATCGCTCAAAATATCAAGGAAAATTATGGTAATATCGAGTGGATGTTGACAGAGAATGGCATGGGTGTTGAAGGGGAAGATAAATTCCGTGTGAATGGCATGATTCAGGACGACTATCGTATTGACTTTGTCAAAGGGCATCTGCGTGAACTCCACCGTGCTATCGAAGACGGTGCTAACTGTAAGGGCTACTTGATTTGGACCTTTATTGATTGCTGGTCATGGCTCAACAGTTATAAAAATCGCTACGGTCTGGTTGAGCTTGACTTGGAAACGCAGGAACGTCGCCTGAAGAAATCAGGCCACTGGTTTAAGGAACTCAGCTATCGTAATGGATTTTAA